In Tsukamurella tyrosinosolvens, the genomic window TCGAGAACCGGATCGTCTGCCATGTGACCGATTGTGCCGAATACACCTCGCCCCGCCTAGCGGACCGCGGTCCGTTCCGCTACGGTGGACAGCACGCCCGAGCGGGCGGCAACCCCGTCGAAAGGACCCCCATGAAGATCGGCATCATCCTCGGCTCCATCCGCGACGGCCGCAAGGCCGAGCAGGTCGGCCAGTGGGTCGCCGCGGCCGCCGCGGCGCGCGACGGCGTCGAGGTCACCGTGCTGGACCTCAAGGATTTCGACGTCCCGCTGCTCACCTCCGCCACCGTGCCGGGCGCCGCGAACCGGCAGTACGACAGCGCCGCGGTCACCGCGTGGGGCGAGGCCGTCGACGCCCAGGACGGCTTCGTCTTCGTCACCCCCGAGTACAACCACTCGATCCCCGGCGCCTTCAAGAACGCCTTCGACTCGATCGGTCCCGAGTGGGCCGGCAAGACCGTCGGCTTCGTCGCCTACGGCGCCGACGGCGGCGTCCGCGCGGTGGAGCACTGGCGCCAGATCACCGCCAACTTCTCGATGGTCGACGCCCGCTCGCAGGTCAGCCTGGGCCTGTTCACCGACTTCGACGGTGCCGGCGCGTTCGCCCCGATCGACCGCCGCCCGGCCGAGCTCGCCGCGCTGCTCGACGAGCTGACCGCCGCCACCGAGCGTCACCTGGTCGCCGCCCGCTGACCTCCCCCGCGCCGGGCCCCGATCCCGCCGGGGCCCGGCGCGCGAGCGCCGAATCGATTAGGCTCGCAATCGTCACACGACGAGCGGGGAGCCCCATGCGCTACGACCTCATCATCCGCGACGGGCTGTGGTTCGACGGCACCGGTGCGGAGCCGCGGCCGGCCCACCTCGGCATCATCGGCGACCGCGTCGCCACCGTCGCGCGCGAGCCGCTCGACGAGGCCGGCTGCCCCGAGGTGATCGACGCCCGCGGGAAATGGGTCCTCCCCGGCTTCGTCGACATCCACACGCACTACGACGCCGAGATCCTCCTCAATCCCGGCCTCGGCGAGTCCGTCCGGCACGGCGTCACCACCGCCGTCCTGGGCTGCTGCTCGATGTCGACGGTCTACGCCCGCGCCGAGGACGCCGCCGACCTGTTCAGCCGCGTCGAGGCCGTGCCCCGCAAGCACGTCATCGCGGCCCTGGAGGACTTCCAGGACTGGACCGAGCCCGAGGGGTACGTCAAACGCCTCGATTCCCTGCCCCTGGGACCCAACATCGCCTCCTTCCTGGGCCACTCGGACCTGCGCACCGCGGTGATGGGCCTGCGCCGCGCCACGGACACCTGGTCGTTGCCGTCCCGCGCGGAACTGCGCCGGATGGCCGAGATGCTCGACCGCGCCCTCGACGCCGGCATGCTGGGCATGTCCGGGATGGACGCGCCCATCGACAAGCTCGACGGTGACCGCTACCGCTCCCGCGCACTGCCGTCCACCTACGCCTGGTGGCACGAGCGGTGGCACCTCATCAACGTCCTGCGCAAGCGCGGCCGGATCCTGCAGAGCGCGCCGAACATCAACAATCCGCTCACGGCCGTGATGTTCTTCCTCGCCTCCGGCGACCGCCTGTCGCCGGGACGCCCCGTCCGGACGTCGCTGCTGGTCGCCGCGGATTCGAAGTCCGCCCCCGGCGCGCACCGATTCCTCAGCCGCGCCGCCGCGCTGGGCAACCGGATCTTCCGGTCCCGAGTCTCCTTCCAGCACCTCCCCCTGCCCTTCACCCTCTACTCGGACGGCATCGATCTGCCCGTCTTCGAGGAGTTCGGCGCGGTACCGCCGCGTTGCACATCCGGGACCAGCTCGAGCGCAACGCGCTCATGGCCGACACCGACTACCGGCGGCGGTTCCGGCGCGAGTTCGCCCTCAAGAAGCACAAGCCCGGTCTGTGGCACAAGGACTTCCGCGAGGCCGTCATCGTCGAGTGCCCGGACGCCTCGCTGATCGGCCGGAACTTCGCGGACATCGCCGAGGAGCGGGGCGTCGCCCCGCTCGACGCCTTCCTCGACGTCCTGGTCGAGAACGGCGAGAAGAACGTCCGCTGGACCACGACGGTCGGCAACCACCGCCCCGCCGTGCTCGACGAGATGGCGGCGGACCCGAACTTCCAACTCGGCTTCTCCGATGCGGGGGCGCACCTGCGCAACATGGCCTTCTACAACTTCCCGCTGCGCTTCCTCAAGCGGATGCGCGACGCCGAGGAAGCGGGCCGCACGGTGCTCCCGCTGGGCCGTGCCGTCCACCGGCTCACCGGCGAGCTCGCGACCTGGTTCGGGCTCGACGCCGGATTCCTCCGCGAGGGAGACCGCGCCGATTTCGTCGTCGTCGATCCGGAGCGGCTCGACGACACCGTCGACGCCTACAACGAGGCGGAGGCGCCCTTCTTCGACGACCTCTCCCGCATGGTCAACCGCAACGACGCGACCGTGGTCGCCACCGGCATCGGCGGCCGAGTCGTCTTCCGGCTCGGCGAGTTCGTCCCCGGCTACGGCCGCGATCAGCAGACGGGCCACTACCTCCGCGCCGGCGCACGCTGACCCGCCGGTCGGGCCGGTCGCGTACCTACCCGACCGGACGGGTCGGGACCGGCGACCGTACGGTTTCGCCCACAAGCCCTCCCACCCACTCCTTTCCGCGCCCACAGTGTGCCTGTGAGATGGATCACGCCATCTCACCGGACCGCAGACGCAGGAGAGACGACATGGCCATCGAGCTGAATCAGATCTGGGACTTCCCGATCAAGGAGTTCCACCCCTTCCCCCGCGCGCTGATGGGCGTCGGCGCGCACGACATCATCGGCGTGGAGGCCAAGAACCTCGGCTTCAAGCGCGCCCTGCTGGTGACCACCGGCCTCCGCGGCTCGGGCATCATCGAGGAGCTCATCGGCAAGATCGAGTACCAGGGCGTCGAGGTGGTCCTGTTCGACAAGGTGGAGTCGAACCCCAAGGACTACAACGTCATGGAGGCCGCGGCGATGTACGAGAAGGAGAAGTGCGACAGCATCATCTCCGTCGGCGGCGGCTCCAGCCACGACGCCGCCAAGGGCGCCCGCGTGGTCATCGCGCACGACGGCCGCAACATCAACGAGTTCGAGGGCTTCGCCAAGTCCACCAACAAGAAGAACCCGCCGCACATCGCCGTCTCCACCACCGCCGGCACCGGCTCGGAGACCTCGTGGGCGTACGTCATCACCGACACGTCCGACATGGACAAGCCGCACAAGTGGGTGGCCTTCGACGAGGCCTCCATCGTGACGCTCGCGATCGACGACCCGCTGCTGTACTACTCGTGCCCCCAGCACTTCACGGCGTACTGCGGCTTCGACGTGCTGGCGCACGGCAGCGAGCCCTACGTCTCGCGGCTGGACTTCGCGCCGTCGCTGGGCAACGCCCTGTACTCGATCGAGCTGGTCGCGAAGAACCTGCGCGAGGCCACGTTCGAGCCGCGCAACCTCAAGGCCCGCGAGGGCATGATGAACGCGCAGTACATCTCGGCGCAGGCCTTCAACTCGGGCGGTCTGGGCATCGTGCACTCGATCTCGCACGCCGTCTCCGCCTTCTTCGACAGCCACCACGGCCTTAACAACGCGATCGCGCTGCCCCGCGTGTGGGAGTACAACCTGCCCTCGCGCTACGAGCGGTACGCCGAGATCGCCGTCGCGATGGGCGTCGACACCCGCAACATGACCACGGTGCAGGCCGCGGACGCCGCGGTGGAGGCGGCGATCCGGCTCGCGAAGGACGTCGGCATCCCCGACAACTTCGGGCAGATCCGCACCGACTCGTACGACAAGAACCAGATGAACTCGGGCAAGTACGCCGGCCGCGGCGAGGTGATCAAGGGCGACGAGAAGTCGGTGCTGGCGATCTCGGAGCACATCCAGGACGACTGGTGCACGCCGGGCAATCCGCGCGAGGTCACGGTCTCCTCGATGATCCCGGTCGTGGACCACTGCATCAACGGCACGTACTGACGCCACCAGGGAGGAGACGGCCATGACCACGGTGACCATGATCGAGAAACCTACGGAGGAGACGGGATTCGCCGATGGGCCCGCGCTGCGGGCGGCGCTGCGCGGAGCGGACTACATCGCGGACCCCGACCTGGCCACCGTGGTCCACCTGGCGACGGTGCTCGGCCGGCCCCTGCTCCTGGAGGGGCCGGCGGGTGTCGGCAAGACCGAGCTGGCGAAGGCCTTGGCGGAGGTCGCCGGCCGCCGCCTGATCCGGCTCCAGTGTCACGAGGGGCTCGACGACAGCCGCGCCCTCTACGAGTGGGACTACGCGCGACAGCTGCTGCACGTGCAGATGCTGCGGGACCGGATCGGCACCGATCTGGCGGCCTTCGACACCCTGGAGGAGGCGTCGGCGCACCTGGCCGCCAAGGACTTCGGGCTCTACTCGGAGACCTTCCTCGCGGCGCGGCCCCTCCTCGCGGCGATCCTGTCCGAGGAGCCGGTGGTGCTGCTGGTCGACGAGGTGGATCGCACCGAGGAGTCGATGGAGGCGCTGCTGCTCGAGGTGCTGGCGGAGAACCAGGTGACGGTGCCGGAGATCGGCACTTTCACCGCCCGCACCCGGCCGTGGGTCGTGTTGACCTCCAACGACACCCGCGAGCTCAGCGCCGCACTCAAGCGCCGCTGCCTGCACTACCACCTCGGCTACCCCGCCGCCGGCCGCGAGCGCGACATCGTCGCCGCCCGCGCGCCCGAGGTGGAACCCGC contains:
- a CDS encoding NADPH-dependent FMN reductase; amino-acid sequence: MKIGIILGSIRDGRKAEQVGQWVAAAAAARDGVEVTVLDLKDFDVPLLTSATVPGAANRQYDSAAVTAWGEAVDAQDGFVFVTPEYNHSIPGAFKNAFDSIGPEWAGKTVGFVAYGADGGVRAVEHWRQITANFSMVDARSQVSLGLFTDFDGAGAFAPIDRRPAELAALLDELTAATERHLVAAR
- the mdo gene encoding NDMA-dependent methanol dehydrogenase (This methanol dehydrogenase is considered a nicotinoprotein, since its NADP cofactor remains is not dissociable, but instead remains permanently bound. A member of this family has been shown to act as a formaldehyde dismutase, able to convert two molecules of formaldehyde (plus one water molecule) into one of methanol and one of formate, with no net change in its redox state. More recently, it was shown in Mycobacterium smegmatis that this enzyme is critical to ethanol utilization, for which the biosynthesis of the cofactor-like electron carrier mycofactocin is also required.): MAIELNQIWDFPIKEFHPFPRALMGVGAHDIIGVEAKNLGFKRALLVTTGLRGSGIIEELIGKIEYQGVEVVLFDKVESNPKDYNVMEAAAMYEKEKCDSIISVGGGSSHDAAKGARVVIAHDGRNINEFEGFAKSTNKKNPPHIAVSTTAGTGSETSWAYVITDTSDMDKPHKWVAFDEASIVTLAIDDPLLYYSCPQHFTAYCGFDVLAHGSEPYVSRLDFAPSLGNALYSIELVAKNLREATFEPRNLKAREGMMNAQYISAQAFNSGGLGIVHSISHAVSAFFDSHHGLNNAIALPRVWEYNLPSRYERYAEIAVAMGVDTRNMTTVQAADAAVEAAIRLAKDVGIPDNFGQIRTDSYDKNQMNSGKYAGRGEVIKGDEKSVLAISEHIQDDWCTPGNPREVTVSSMIPVVDHCINGTY
- a CDS encoding MadB family AAA-type ATPase → MTTVTMIEKPTEETGFADGPALRAALRGADYIADPDLATVVHLATVLGRPLLLEGPAGVGKTELAKALAEVAGRRLIRLQCHEGLDDSRALYEWDYARQLLHVQMLRDRIGTDLAAFDTLEEASAHLAAKDFGLYSETFLAARPLLAAILSEEPVVLLVDEVDRTEESMEALLLEVLAENQVTVPEIGTFTARTRPWVVLTSNDTRELSAALKRRCLHYHLGYPAAGRERDIVAARAPEVEPAAIAEVVALAGELRDLPLRKSPSISEVIDAARIAAVLAGTGTTAAERPELLYAALLKYSTDVELVRTRKGGAPSGPAEATGRPDRTTVAADPANTTTAVFRGHGGRGRGGN